Genomic window (Theileria annulata chromosome 4, complete sequence, *** SEQUENCING IN PROGRESS ***):
TCGCAAGAAGTGCGTGTTCTCTCGTCTGACCTCCTCTTTCGAACCCAGTTTCAAACTCTCCCTTTCTAGCTGAGATAATTAAAACTCCGCAATCGGCTTGAGTTGCTCCATCAATCATGTTTGGAACATAGTTTCTATGTCCTGGAGCATCAAGGATTGTGAATCTCCTGTTCTTCGTTTCTATTTTCGCTCTACCCACTTCTATGGTTTTCCcctaaatttattattcaattattaattccCACCCTTTCTCTTTCTTCTTCATTAGTGTCCATAATAAAGGCTAGGAACCAACTTTCTCTATTCTTTTCCTTAGCTTCCTTGCCGTACTTTTCAATTGTACGCTCATCTACGTATCCGGAAAGGTATCTGAcaaacaattaaaatttaagtaCTTACAGTATATTTCCACATGTTGTTGATTTCCCTGCATCAATGTGTCCGATAAATACAATGTTAAGGTGTGGTCTTGAATCTGGTGGAGATAAAGCAGATTCCTTCCCCTCTTTCTTCTTAGCCAATGATTCTAAAATGATTATAGTTTTAATAACAAACCTTTTTGTGAATCACTGAGCTCATTATCCCATGAATCATCGTCATCGGCGATAGAATCTTCAGATATTTTTAGTGACTCTACACCCAGAGTACATGAATCTAGTGACGTGTTGTTTACAGGCACATCCAGCCAAGAATCCAGTGGCTTAAACTCTTCTGCATCTGGattgaatttaaatgtttGTTCAAATTTGGAATTTTGTTCATCATTTTCAACGTTTGATAAATCTTGTTGATCCATTTTAaacaaacattaattatagaatatattgtttattagcttactttatatttattaaattataaataaatttttataataatatacagaagttaaaaaatatttttaatattatctaaatgatataaacaatatattttataaatgtaCTTTACGGTTGGGTGTTTCATATACAATtcaaatcattattaatttctaaatcAAGTTCTGTTTATGTCGTTGTTAAACTATTTTTCCTTTTAAGTCATTGTTGACATTTTTATCGTTTATAATTTGTCAATGACTGTTCCAAAGGATTTTGAATGCCCTGTATTTGaattcatttataattattttttagatttgCTTCAATATTCTTTACAAACCAGTTACTACTTCTTGTGGTCATAATTTCTGCAAATTCTGTATTGATCAGgtattcatttattatctttTTAATCTACACATTTAGGCCATTGATTCCTCACCAAACTGTCCTCTATGTAGAGTCCCCTTAACAACTCAATATTCTCCTAACATTCTTTTAACTCAATTAATCAATGAAAGGTTCCAAGACGAAATTAAAGAACGAATGAACTCCAGAATATCATTCACTGAAggtttttttaatataaaaataattcttttAGTACAAAATTCACTACATAGTTCATCTATCTATAACCCAGATTTAAGATACCTACCCCTGTATTATAGAAGATTCTATCACCCACCTGTATGATTCcatacaaatttatattttcaggTTTTCGTCGGCGAAGATGTTACTATcagtataaataatatcgACATGTTTTGCATGTTACAGTACTCATATGtaagtttaaatttgtatattttcTAGTCCAAGGGTTCTATGTTTATAATCACTCATCGACAAATCAGAAATCAATCAGATTATGGTACAATTGTAAAGGTATCCAACTACTCcaacaaatttttatagaTCAAAACTAACAATATGTACGATGGTGAATCCCAAGTCCCAAACTTTCCAATATTTGTCGATGTCGTTGGATTGCATAGAGTTGAACTCTGTCCAATCAGATGTGTAACTAACCtaaaatttgaaatgaCATCATAtcaaatttttaatgaCATCAGTTATGTTTCTAATGAAACTGACACTAATGAAAATGAGAATTTGGACTCTGAAACTGatcaaattaaacaaatatcAGATATACGAGACAGTGTTACAACACATTCAAAGGGttatgaattaattttacaagaTTTCCAAAAGGTTAAAAACATTAATCTGAGTAATCATGAAAAGTTgattttttgtaatatattactgGAAATTTCAATATCGCTCATCAAAAGGTttgtatttaaaatttttgaaaatacctgaaattttttaaaaaattaaaaattaaatataaatttaggCAAATTGACAACTCTTCAAGCTCACATCGGAGGAGATTTAGAACAATTTATGGATTATCAGGACTTGATGATGATGAACATAGTAATGAACCTCTGGAATCTAGATCGTTATTTGTGTCAAGTATCCTCTTGGCATCAAACAACAAAAAGTGGGAATGGTTCAAAACAAAAGGTGTGTATTAggtttaaatattttttgtagACACATTTGACCGTCTCATGAGCATTACCGAATTTCTAATAGTTTCAAGGGATAGAAATATCATAGACTTAAAGTTAGTCACAAATCCCATATAAATATTCAGGCCAAACCCATACAAGTTCACCATTCTTTCGTCCATAGATCCACTTCTCTCTGGTGTTATTTTCCTATTAGTCCTAATCTTCACCGGATGGTTATACAGAAAGTTTTCACACTGAAGGTTTATTTTTGATTCAAGGTATATCGATTTGAAGTTCACCATGTATCACTGGAATTATATTGTTGGCTCCGGCGCAATTAAACCTGTAGACTAGCTTTGAGCTGTCTAGAGAACACATGTAGATTCcaattttagataaattgTTCCCTAATctcttttaatttaattattcgTTACCTGACGGTATTTTGTAAATCATGTCGAAGAGTGAGTTTGTGAGTCTCCAGCAATGCGATACGTCAATTAGAGAAAGGTGTGATAAACTCGATAACATTAACGATAAAAactcattattaatagtactgaaaaaaacatatttttaataaacgTACGTGCACTTGGTCAGCTTAAGCCTTGAGAGAGATGATAGTTTCGAACAAATGGCCTCGACAACCTCAGAGGAAATTTGAGATCCAGAAATATCTAGCACggaaatattattacagGAATTAATTATGTCCAAAAGTGTGTCGTTATCCACATTCATACCTAAAATTAGGTCGTGTGGAAGATGAGTAAAATTAAGGTACCTATCTGAAGATTTTCAAGTTTAGTGAGGGCAGAAATATGTTTGAATTCGGCCGGATCAATTGATGTACAGCCTCGAATATCGAGAAATTTCTACAATAATTaggataaaataaacataCGAGTGATTTTGCTACATTAACTAGTGGGTGGAGAGATTTGATGCCGGAATAGTTATACAGTTGTAATCTTTCAAGTTTAGGGAAAAGAATTAGAGGTTTTgtgtttaaaatgttattgaAAAAAAATTCCAGAACATTGGCGTTGTCGGAAGGAACATCAGAAGTCTTTGAATAACCAAGATACAAAgactaaattaattttaaaaatatatataattacctCTAGATTTTGATTTGATAACCCAAAAACcttgtaatttatatttttgcAGTTAAAAATGTCCAAAACCTTAAGATTCTTTCCTATAGTTGGTAGAAGAATGTGTAAGGATTTGTTAGAAACGTTATTGCAATTTCGCATATAAATCATGCTCagatttttaaaataaccGATTTTTATCATTCGTGCCAAATATTGCAGTGAGCTGTCAGTCCACTTAGTCCATCCACTGACATTCAGAGTGGAGATGTTATGTGAGCTATAAATGATTAATATGATTAAATTTACCTGAATATTGTGTTCAATATTGAGTTTGTAgataaattgtattttttatagtCTCCCAGTTTAATTTGTGTTCTTAAACTTCTAACGATTTTGCAGAACAATTTTGAGATTTGTAAGCATTCTCTTGGTGAATATGACACTATTATCTTGATCACATCCAATGGAAGATCAAGTATATTTAACGACTCTAACTTTCtttttttcttcattaatatataaatgtatgaaatatttataaatgaataaatatcatAAATGTGCAGCACAACatgtgtataataaatcatCCTACGAAcgaatatataaaattttattaaatttaaatttttttattaattttaaatcattttaattaaatcagtttaaatcttttcgattaaatcattttaaatcttttgTATATTCACAGTTTTACgtgaattaattaaattattaggcGGATTCCTCTTTGTATAATTGTTTTGTGAGTTGATGGAATTCCTTGATGAAGTGGTTGAATTGATGGAATTATTTGGTGGTTTCTTCTTTTGTGATTCGTTTGAATTCATCACATTTTCTAAAACATTAAGTTTGTTCAAGTTGTTGTTGCAACTTTCCGAATAAGGAAGAACAAAGGTGTTGTCATTATCGTTGGTTAAACTCTGGTAAAATTCATCGTTGAATACTTGGTTACTTAAGTTGCTAATTCTGGGCGAATCGTGATCTACAGCTACAAAATTCTTCACCCAAATGTGATCCAAAGCTTCAAAAACTGAAATTCTTCTAATTGGATCGATTTCAAGCAGTTTCTTTATAAGATCTCTTGCTGAAGATGAGGTGGCTTTCCATATCGGGCCGTCGAATGTTAGTTTGTAGTGATCAGTCACATTAACACTGGTTGACCTCTTGATTGGGAATGGAAGCCTTCCTCTTATCAGTAAATACATAATTACACCAATTGACCATACGTCTGACTTCTGGTTATATCCCTGCATGGTGAGGACCTCGGGCGCCACGTATGCTAGTGTTCCACACGGTTGGATTAGTATATCATTTGGTCCACAAAGCGTTGATAAACCGAAATCAGTTAACTTAATTGAGGCAAGTTCAGTTTTATCTGTGAGTAATAAGTTCTCTGGCTTGAGGTCTCTGTGAACAATTCCACAGTTATGAAGATATGCAACAGTTTGCAGAAGCTGTGAGATAATTCTGTGTGTATGGGATTCTGATAATCTGTGCTCTGAATGTATTAAATCATACAATTCTCCTCCTCTCACCAGCtccataattatatacagCGTGTCCTTCATGTCTATGATCTCCTTCAGGAAAATCACATTATTGTGCTTCAAGAGCTTTAGAATTGATATTTCACTCCTTAACAATTCTCGTTCCTGGTGTGTGATTTTGTTCTTGTCTATGATTTTGACCGCGTATTCCACTCCAGTCTTCCTTGAAACTCCCCTGTACACTACACTGAACTTCCCTTGACCTAGCGCCTCAAATATCTCATATTTGTTCGTCAACGTCTGTTGATTCATTGCATGCGTCAGAACCTCAACCCAGTCTAAAAACTCTTTCATTGTATCAACGTAAAAGTCTctttttgatatttttgtTCCCTTGTGACATATTGAGAATCCATATTTATTCCCAAGTCTTTTTTTCCTTATTGAATATAGATAACATCCTTCCAGGAATATACAGCCTCTTGGTCTGGTACTTGACTTATCCTTGTAgtagtataaaatattaccGATCAGTACATAATATCTTGACTTCCACTGATGCAGTGTCTTGCCTATTTTAAACATCACACCTGCTTTCGTAGAGATATTAAAGTTGATGTTATCACTATCAACATCTGACTTCGAACTACTCTTCAAGAAACAGGAACTTGAGCTTTTCTTCTCAAAGGATGAACTCGAGCTCTTTTTCTGAAAACAGGAGCTTGAACTCTTTTTTTCAAAACATGAACTTGAACTTATTTTCAAGTCACTACTGTCTTGGTTTAAACTCCTTCCTACTGAGTTGTTTGAGGATATAGTGTCAATGCTATTCGAGGTTTTTTGGCATGACTGAGAGTTGAAAATCTGGTTAAACGACCAACAGCAGATCCAACATGAGTTAAACACTCCAATACCCTTTTCATTTGATGAACAACATTCTGAACACGTTATGTAAACATTGTTTGACTCAATATGTAATGAAAGAGCATGGTGTTTCTTGTAACAAACTGGACACATCAGGAACGGCGTTTTACAGTTAGGACATGCAAATATTTCATAAAAGTACTTGTCGGTATTTCCCACTGAGTCATTTGACGTATTTTTAATCTCCAATCGTGGTACCATATTCATGGTCTTCATGTGTTCTACCAGTTCTTCACTTACTAACGAGTTTGGGTTATTTTCAAGTGTATATGCAAACGGGTGTTTCCCTTTGACTAGGAAAATTTGGTATATTGTCCTGATTGTGTTTTCATCGAAGTCTAAATCTTTCGATGGCATTCCGTCCACATCTGTGTCATCGTTTGGACTCATAGTATTAATCTTATCAAACGCTTCTGCTGAAAAGCTTTTTTCAGGATGAAATGCGTTCCCATCAAGTCCCCAAACCTCTTCGTGCAAACATTCTGAGAAAATTGTCAGTATCGAGTCATTCTTTTCAAGCCATGCTTTAAACTTTTGAAAATTCAGTGACCCTGTTTCATTAAATTCGCATTCTTCAAAGATGTGGTCTACTAACATCTCCAAGTCCATAGTCGACCTTTCTAAATCCTCATTCTCCTCATACTCATTAATTATTGACTTTA
Coding sequences:
- a CDS encoding uncharacterized protein (Tap349h10.p1c.cand.208 - score = 35.31;~SMART RING (SM00184) at aa 9-46, E()=2.80e-08), which produces MTVPKDFECPICFNILYKPVTTSCGHNFCKFCIDQAIDSSPNCPLCRVPLTTQYSPNILLTQLINERFQDEIKERMNSRISFTEGFFNIKIILLVQNSLHSSSIYNPDLRYLPLYYRRFYHPPVFVGEDVTISINNIDMFCMLQYSYSKGSMFIITHRQIRNQSDYGTIVKIKTNNMYDGESQVPNFPIFVDVVGLHRVELCPIRCVTNLKFEMTSYQIFNDISYVSNETDTNENENLDSETDQIKQISDIRDSVTTHSKGYELILQDFQKVKNINLSNHEKLIFCNILLEISISLIKRQIDNSSSSHRRRFRTIYGLSGLDDDEHSNEPLESRSLFVSSILLASNNKKWEWFKTKGVY
- a CDS encoding uncharacterized protein (Tap349h10.p1c.C.cand.22 - score = 88.36;~SMART 3 EFh domains (SM00054) at aa 62-90, E()=2.44e+01; 98-126, E()=6.88e-01; 413-441, E()=3.64e+01; ZnF_NFX (SM00438) at aa 581-606, E()=0.00e+00; PH (SM00233) at aa 718-818, E()=1.15e-13; S_TKc (SM00220) at aa 824-1080, E()=4.00e-96); amino-acid sequence: MGGVFSTNYGLKNKYVKERLKKFDPNEIEMLYKIYKELSSRSSSNGIDKETFLQYFNFPGLWGEQLFRKFDCNYSGAVELEEFLLGISVSCRGTRSEKIFVLFKLFDLNNDNLIHKFELITMLSNFPQISKYLYTSIDKSDSIFNTRNRNLKILDRNVKLNSHIFKSLSTNDHGDTYGTPTNKLYNINGNKFSKEHFSKENLSNENNLKENLFNGKFPKETMSSDNISNEIFNEGVFKKSSSKGPESSSNSSNNVRKVKRNNKSEYNSRSLTDFSFDSKSLTSYINNYYKDFNDYENFSYITPNYRNINRKLTKRTYSLTKLDKLNNFTEYQPNNYDLYLENCDSSSFEVSEAEDLVKYEKNPILDTWDDEEFPDLNNYSTNVEDTMMLVKSIINEYEENEDLERSTMDLEMLVDHIFEECEFNETGSLNFQKFKAWLEKNDSILTIFSECLHEEVWGLDGNAFHPEKSFSAEAFDKINTMSPNDDTDVDGMPSKDLDFDENTIRTIYQIFLVKGKHPFAYTLENNPNSLVSEELVEHMKTMNMVPRLEIKNTSNDSVGNTDKYFYEIFACPNCKTPFLMCPVCYKKHHALSLHIESNNVYITCSECCSSNEKGIGVFNSCWICCWSFNQIFNSQSCQKTSNSIDTISSNNSVGRSLNQDSSDLKISSSSCFEKKSSSSCFQKKSSSSSFEKKSSSSCFLKSSSKSDVDSDNINFNISTKAGVMFKIGKTLHQWKSRYYVLIGNILYYYKDKSSTRPRGCIFLEGCYLYSIRKKRLGNKYGFSICHKGTKISKRDFYVDTMKEFLDWVEVLTHAMNQQTLTNKYEIFEALGQGKFSVVYRGVSRKTGVEYAVKIIDKNKITHQERELLRSEISILKLLKHNNVIFLKEIIDMKDTLYIIMELVRGGELYDLIHSEHRLSESHTHRIISQLLQTVAYLHNCGIVHRDLKPENLLLTDKTELASIKLTDFGLSTLCGPNDILIQPCGTLAYVAPEVLTMQGYNQKSDVWSIGVIMYLLIRGRLPFPIKRSTSVNVTDHYKLTFDGPIWKATSSSARDLIKKLLEIDPIRRISVFEALDHIWVKNFVAVDHDSPRISNLSNQVFNDEFYQSLTNDNDNTFVLPYSESCNNNLNKLNVLENVMNSNESQKKKPPNNSINSTTSSRNSINSQNNYTKRNPPNNLINSRKTVNIQKI
- a CDS encoding uncharacterized protein (Tap349h10.p1c.C.cand.23 - score = 24.30;~SMART 4 LRR domains (SM00370) at aa 71-96, E()=1.62e+01; 102-127, E()=7.48e+01; 216-241, E()=3.67e+02; 265-289, E()=3.89e+02); this translates as MKKKRKLESLNILDLPLDVIKIIVSYSPRECLQISKLFCKIVRSLRTQIKLGDYKKYNLSTNSILNTIFSSHNISTLNVSGWTKWTDSSLQYLARMIKIGYFKNLSMIYMRNCNNVSNKSLHILLPTIGKNLKVLDIFNCKNINYKVFGLSNQNLESLYLGYSKTSDVPSDNANVLEFFFNNILNTKPLILFPKLERLQLYNYSGIKSLHPLVNVAKSLKFLDIRGCTSIDPAEFKHISALTKLENLQIGMNVDNDTLLDIINSCNNISVLDISGSQISSEVVEAICSKLSSLSRLKLTKCTYVY